Below is a window of Neodiprion virginianus isolate iyNeoVirg1 chromosome 4, iyNeoVirg1.1, whole genome shotgun sequence DNA.
TTCCTATCttacgtatgtatacctatgtataaaataacacTATCTATAAATTTTACGTTTGTCTCTTCAATCTTTAATCACATTGAATATTCAGTTCAGATTGGGagttattttcaaacataaGTTTCGATTTCAATTAACACCATGAGCGATACCCACATATAACATGCTAGGTACACATGAATAACAATCAAAGCACGACtcaacaaactgattttggTGTCAAATATCTCGATATTGAATTCTACTCTACTTGACCCCATCTGTGTTCGACCCCTCGCATTTTATTAATACATTATTTGTATCCATGTTTTCCGATAacatgtaataaaatttatatcgtaTGAGGCAGAggaaaaaaacgattaatgaattttaataaaattctaatTCGAACTTGAATTTAGTATATTAACACGGTGATAATAGGGTATATGATTCATTagtgagtgaaaataaaatatcgtttaCGTACATACTAATAAATATGAAAAGGGCGTtaagaatgaatttttctttttatgtgTACAGAATTAAACAATAATATGGTACATACAGATTCTAAGTTCCTAAGTatctttgaatatttgaattacaGCAGGTcatcatatattatatttatatattaatattcctaaaacaattttatttttacagccCATGTAATGTCcacaaggtaaaaaaaatatgctaaTTAAATAGATACATCATGTGCTTTGGTTTACGCATACGAAAATAGAGCTTGATTACACAAATCTTAAACACGGAAGAAGGTATTCAACTAGAACCCATATACCCTATGACACGTGAAATACGAGCAACTTGGCAAAAATATGAGATTAGATGCTGAATTTCAAGAGACATACGGTCTGTGCTACATTGTAGATTTATGTCTCTGATATTTGTGTATTTGTATGCACATATGTATAACGATCACTAAATCTCATGCTGTACTTGATGTGGTAActtcaaaaataaaagtttgaatGTAAGCTATATGAATTCATAAAATGCGGGTGTATACTGGTTTCCATCATCTTTTAGCAATTTTTTAGATTGAAGTTTATCAACATAGTCTTTCAAACTTATATGATATAAGATTCAAATTCGTTTCTgctacaattattatttctgaacCAATTTTTCTGGCCATGAGAAACGAAATCTTTCAAGATAAAATTGGGTATAGCTTCAAATCAAATTGGACGAAATCAGCTTCATTTCAAGTTAATGAGACTTTTTGTGCTAATccagaaaattaaattcaaagttATATTATAagtgaattttgttttttaatacacataataattttgtaaGCTTTGTTGTGTCTGACAGCAATGATGCTTTACAACATAGAAAGTAAATTGCTTCGGGAGCCGTTACCTAGGGTTTATCATACGTATCATAAACGCAGAATCTTGACTCAAATTCGTACACAAAGTACGTCTTGGTTAAAAGGTGTGTATATAATTTGGGAGACAGTCTGAATGATTGAAAAGCTACTTCACTGTCAATTTTAAATGCTCTTGAAGTTGATCTTTATCCCTTTCTTTCAGGTATTACAATAGTCAAAATAACGGGAAGAAATCGAGAGAAAGAGCGATAACTAAAGAAAATGTTCTATTGAATTAATACCTATGTTCTATCCTATAGCCTGATATTTGTGAAATCTTAATAATTCACACCACAGTCGGTGCCCCTTCTACAGATCGTTAGCAAAACGGTGCTGCCAAATTTCAATGCGATGCTGAGGTTTTAAAATTGGATCCAATATTTTGGACATTTTGTTGATCAGGTCCTTAAATCTTGCTCTGTCACGAACCATTGCTTCCCATGGACCTTTCCGAGCTGCTCGATATGCATAATCCCATGCAATCATCGTATGAATTACAGGGTGTTGCGAAAACCGTACCTGCTTTAAAAACAtaccaaattttcaaactgtagaattcatggaaaaaacaaactgtgctacatttttttaatactccATGTGTCATCACCAAATTACATTGACAACAATGACCAATTATTGTTCACTATACAtcttgaaaattatcaagagaGTATGGAACTAAATATTACCTTTAATTTTGATCTACAATTTCCAGAGTCGCAATTTTGATCCTCATCTTCATCGTCAGTCGTAGTATAATCATATTCGGAATCtgaactattttcaaaaacaatgTAACAGCTATCCTCAGAGTCAACGGAACTGTCCGAATGAAGCCTACTTCTGTTAATGTTCATCTCTGATTCAGTCTCTTCATTTTTGTCAGTACACGCATAGGCTGTGACATCTATCGGGCATTCAGGTACGTATCTGTCGTTACAATTATTAGAGATCAGACCTTGGTTGCAGTTTGTTTGTTGTTGCTTCTGTTTTCTGCATTTCACATTGAAGTACCCGAACGTCAATGGAAATTGCGAAGTGCCAGTGTCGACTTCTGCACCATTGACTCCATAGCGAAGCTGTCTTCCATCTTCATCGATACATGGTGTACTCTGTACTTCCTTATCGTTTTCACAATCTCCGAGTTCTTCGAATTCTTTGAGGTCATCCTGAATGTCGGCGGACAATCTCTGCCGAATTTGCTCCTGTCTGTGTCTCGACTGACTAACGCCAGAGCGACGAAGCTGGGATCGACCACGACCCCTGCCTCGCCCCCTTGCAACATCCATGGGCATTTGTTTGTGACAGTGCACCTTGGGTGAGTATGGCCTTTTGGCTGGTATTTCAGAGTCCGGGGAttgagattgaaaattgaacaagCTGGAGACCCCGTTCATAATTTTTAGCGGAAACTCCATGAGGAGTGACATGCCAATTCGACAGGTGGGTGCTATGCCAGTAAAATTACCGTTTCCTagatttctcaaattttttacaaccgcTGTTGGGAGACTGAGATCATTTTCCGTGTTCAAAAACGTGGGCCGATCACTAGCCACCGTATTCGAGACGTATAATTCCTGGTAGGACTCGTTAGGCAAACTCATAGAAACGTCGTCTAATTGCTGTTTCATTTCCCTCGGCGTATTTTCCGTTATCATGTCGCTGccttttgtatttttttttaccgtctcGTTTTACAAGGACGTCTCTCCCCCGCCTGACAATCGTATAAATCTCGATGTATATCTTGGTTACCGTATGAACTCTGACTTCTCAAATATCCGCAGCAGTAATTTCCCCTCTTGTATTCGAAATGACTCTTATCCAATGCGGTCCAGACTTCTTGACTTGTATGTACGAAAATTTGAAGCGATTCCATCGTAGAAAAACACATTTTTAACTGCACTGAGTAATACGGAAAACTATCAGGCGGCCATTTTTCACTTGAGAATTATCTCTTGAGCGTCACGCCAGGCAATGCCGTCATATCGATACATCGCTAAGACTATCGACAACCTGCGTCCGTTCTCGGTGTTTCGCCAAAATTCTAGACGCATAGCCAAGTTTCGTGAactttacaattttcaaataccacTGTGAAATAATTCTGTTTTATATTCACAAGATTGGAATAATTCCAGGAATAATTCATGTGAATCCGCTAGTCATAATTTGCTTAGGTTGCATCAGTGTGACGATATCTCGTCAACAAAAGAAAGTGCAGTTGACTCATTACTGCAAATATTGCATGTTAGTCGGgaacaaagtttgaaattttcgataatcCGACTCTCGTCCCTCCGATCTTCGTCGCAAGCATTTAATTCCCACGTGAGCATTTACTACCGTTTCCTTATTATGAGCTGTagtgtactttttttttattcagcgTCCCTTGACTCAATCCTATTCATGAGCGAGAAATTCATCGTAATATATCGAGCTTCCGACACAAGATGCAAGTTCGGCGCACTTCACACAACTTACTTGATCAACAGAATAGTTTTAAACTTTTGAGTGAGTCAAACATACTGGCCGCCATCTCTGTTGGTCGATGGCAGAGTTGACCGGTGGTCAACGTAGGAACTTCTTCGCCCAAGAGCGTACATATATGCAAAATCATTTATGGTGCCTACGGGGTCccaaatttttagaatttttttttacgagaacACGTGCTGAACATTAATTCTTTGATAGCAAAGACCGATTCAATCGTAATGAAGTACagttttttgcttttatttctGTAGTGTATTCTAGAACAAAgaactttatattttttctttgcaatGGTCTGTAAAAAGAATAGTATTAACCAATcgatccaaaaattttttaaatagaaCAGAAGTACGCATTTATGTTTGTATCAAAGTATACAGGATAATTACTTGTCAATTTGTTTATTCCACTACATTTCTTGTAGAGATCACAGTCTTTTTCATAACTtatgattataaataaatcttATGATCATTGCCATGTCATGGTTAcacaaatttgtaacaaatattttcaaaaatggttCAACAAAAATATCATATATTATTAGGATGGTCTTTAAAAAGCCTGTCTTGAAAAGATCTCCAGATCGgttccaaaaaaaattaaaaaatttcttgcatGATTGAAGATGAGCAAAAACACTCGGCGACAATGATCGGCCGCCAACTTCAAGTAATGACTAACGAGTGTGAATTGGGAATAATGACTGATTGATTTGTAATTAAGCTATAAATGATTTgtctttttttatcttcaatattcaaagaatttatctGCCAAGGTTTGAATTGATTCAAGAATGTCACGCGCAAAGCTATggctttttcttcatttcccCGCTATATTAAAAATAGTTCAAATACCCAATGTAATATGTCATTCTtacatcgatttttcatcgtcagtGATTATTAGCGGTTTCTGctcaaattcgaaaaaatgatctTTTTAAGCGTCACTCTGATAATTATACCAAACAATGCTACATCCTTTGCTTCTTGTACTGTCAAGCTAATGGCCGTCTGAAAATTAAGCGTGTACCCATCGCATCAATCGACCCTCAAAATCAGAGGTCctgtaaaataagaaacaattattttgaaaattgctttCCAATATGTCGTATGAGTtgtaatttgagaaaatgagaTTCAGAAAATTATGTGCAACCTATCTGGTATGTCTATCTATCATCTAAAATGATCACAAAGATCTGTACACTCACTCCATCTCATCTCGTCCCATTTCCATATGTGCAGAGTATCACCTTTGGGGTTGTAGTCTTCCCACATTCCCACATCGCACCATTTTCAAGCTGTTATTGTACACATTCTGGACTCCCTCAAAATTGTCTCGCTGAATTCACTTCGTACAATTCTGTGCATTTTCAACTCAGTGCTTGGAGCCCTTGCCCGATTCATTTTGTGCCTTCCAAGCTGTGTTGTAGCCATCAAGGACCTCGTCTAGAAAATCACAAGGATACCTTCATTACGCTTCCACGGAAGCACTGCTGTTACACGCTATAGTGTAATTTTATGTAGCCTAACATTTTTTAGTCATAACACATAATATATGCAAATAAACTGTAATCTAAGCTTTTTTGGTTTTATTGCGTTTTTCATAGTTCAGTTCATATCGTAATTGGGACGATTAAAACAATTGCTTGTAGTTGAAATTTGATAGTCGGTTTCTTTTCCATCACAGAACTCAACTTTGAGTACAACTCTTGTGTGTTGAATTGCACAACAGCCCCACCGCATCGAGGGTAgtaagaattttcttttcagaaATGAATACGCTTTCCTCTGATGAACTTGCTGATGATAGCATTGTAGATTTTAACAGTGTTACTGGTAATATTGTACAGCAAACTCTCGGCATGCCAACCAAGTTGTGTAATCGCTTTAAAGATCCTGTCATACAAGATCCATCAGTCCTAGCTTGGCCAAAACtggcacaattttttcttcgccttTTTTTGGAATACTACTTCACAAATGTTGATTTGATTATTTACACtcgtataattaaattttctgattAGATTTATGAACTATAACTGCAGTCACCTTAACCAGTTTTTCTTCCACTAGCTAACACATTTCACGATTCAAATGTAGTTTTCGTAATATTGGAGCTTAAATATGTGTGTAGAGTTTCTCGATGTCGAAGGTCAATAAcgtcaaaaacaaatttgagtGGGTACCAATCACCAACTTTAGTCTCTTATCatacaatatactatttcTGCACTTCTGTAAGCAGTATCACATCGATTGATACTGTTATGCTCTTGAATCAAATGAAGAACTGAAAGAAAGctgggatgaaaaattgaatattgtagattcaaaataacaatatttcaataactaTAGCATGTGTATTTTAAAAACTATACAGACAGAATTGTGGAAAACTTGAGGATCGGTAAAGTTACACTATGTAGTATGTTACGATGATTCGCCTCATGATTGACGTAAATACAGAAGTTGCATTTGGGGAGTTTAAATGCtatatattattaacaattCGCAACTCTATTTGCAGTATTAGAACACAGAGGCTTTAATTTTCTACTTATAACATCTAAAGATATTGCAATCCGATTCCAAGTTGGAACTGCTGTAGTACGTCACTCCGAACAAACAATAAGGGCatgattaaatttaattcaactcGAGCCACATTTCCCAGTTTCATCGCAATTCCGGCACCCGTTGTACATCGGACATTGTTTGTGAAGATCTTCAGATTCTCTGTCAAGTCGCGATCTGCAAGGCCCAATTGAATATCACGCATTAGTTGTTCTCTatctttgttttcttctttgtaAGATAGTTTGTTCGTTTAGTATACAACTCACCAAATTT
It encodes the following:
- the LOC124304081 gene encoding uncharacterized protein LOC124304081 isoform X1 encodes the protein MITENTPREMKQQLDDVSMSLPNESYQELYVSNTVASDRPTFLNTENDLSLPTAVVKNLRNLGNGNFTGIAPTCRIGMSLLMEFPLKIMNGVSSLFNFQSQSPDSEIPAKRPYSPKVHCHKQMPMDVARGRGRGRGRSQLRRSGVSQSRHRQEQIRQRLSADIQDDLKEFEELGDCENDKEVQSTPCIDEDGRQLRYGVNGAEVDTGTSQFPLTFGYFNVKCRKQKQQQTNCNQGLISNNCNDRYVPECPIDVTAYACTDKNEETESEMNINRSRLHSDSSVDSEDSCYIVFENSSDSEYDYTTTDDEDEDQNCDSGNCRSKLKQVRFSQHPVIHTMIAWDYAYRAARKGPWEAMVRDRARFKDLINKMSKILDPILKPQHRIEIWQHRFANDL
- the LOC124304081 gene encoding uncharacterized protein LOC124304081 isoform X2, whose translation is MITENTPREMKQQLDDVSMSLPNESYQELYVSNTVASDRPTFLNTENDLSLPTAVVKNLRNLGNGNFTGIAPTCRIGMSLLMEFPLKIMNGVSSLFNFQSQSPDSEIPAKRPYSPKVHCHKQMPMDVARGRGRGRGRSQLRRSGVSQSRHRQEQIRQRLSADIQDDLKEFEELGDCENDKEVQSTPCIDEDGRQLRYGVNGAEVDTGTSQFPLTFGYFNVKCRKQKQQQTNCNQGLISNNCNDRYVPECPIDVTAYACTDKNEETESEMNINRSRLHSDSSVDSEDSCYIVFENSSDSEYDYTTTDDEDEDQNCDSGNCRSKLKVRFSQHPVIHTMIAWDYAYRAARKGPWEAMVRDRARFKDLINKMSKILDPILKPQHRIEIWQHRFANDL